In Xylanibacter ruminicola 23, a single genomic region encodes these proteins:
- the cysS gene encoding cysteine--tRNA ligase: protein MESKLVIYNTLTRQKERFEPLHAPNVGMYVCGPTVYGDPHLGHARPAITFDLVFRYLKHLGYKVRYVRNITDVGHLEHDADEGEDKIAKKARLEQLEPMEIAQYYTNRYHAAMDALNVLRPSIEPHATGHIIEQQQLVQQILDNGFAYESNGSIYFDIEAYNKKFQYGILSGRSLENVKDASRELDGVGEKRNQADFALWKKAQPEHIMRWPSPWSDGFPGWHCECTAMGRKYLGEEFDIHGGGMDLVFPHHECEIAQAQASMGHPAVKYWMHNNMLTINGQKMGKSYNNFITLEQFFTGNHPLLKKAYSPMTIRFFVLSAHYRGTVDFSNEALEAAEKGLEKMMNAIADLERVQVADKCDAETEKVVKALRQKCYDAMNDDLATPQVISYLFEACTVVNKLTDHKATICADCLQELKETMHLFAEDILGLKAEKSGTNDEREAAFGKVMDMVLELRAKAKADKDWATSDKIRDELAAAGFEVKDTKDGVTWKLNK from the coding sequence ATGGAATCTAAGTTAGTAATTTACAATACTTTGACACGACAGAAGGAGCGTTTCGAGCCCCTTCACGCCCCCAACGTGGGTATGTATGTTTGTGGTCCTACCGTGTATGGCGATCCCCATCTGGGACACGCCCGTCCTGCGATTACTTTCGACCTGGTGTTCCGTTATCTGAAGCACCTGGGGTATAAAGTACGTTATGTACGTAATATTACCGACGTAGGTCACTTGGAGCACGATGCCGACGAGGGTGAGGATAAGATTGCCAAGAAAGCCCGCTTGGAGCAGTTGGAGCCTATGGAGATTGCCCAGTACTACACCAACCGCTATCATGCGGCTATGGATGCACTGAATGTGCTGCGCCCCTCTATCGAGCCCCATGCCACTGGTCATATCATCGAGCAGCAGCAACTGGTTCAGCAGATTCTCGACAATGGCTTTGCTTACGAGAGCAACGGTTCTATCTACTTTGATATCGAAGCTTACAACAAGAAGTTCCAGTATGGTATTCTTTCAGGTCGTTCGCTCGAGAACGTGAAGGATGCCAGTCGTGAGCTCGACGGTGTAGGCGAGAAGCGCAACCAGGCCGACTTTGCCCTGTGGAAGAAGGCTCAGCCCGAGCACATCATGCGCTGGCCTAGTCCTTGGAGCGACGGATTCCCCGGTTGGCACTGCGAGTGCACAGCCATGGGCCGCAAGTACTTAGGCGAAGAGTTCGACATCCATGGTGGTGGTATGGACCTGGTATTCCCACACCACGAGTGCGAGATTGCACAGGCACAGGCCTCGATGGGTCACCCCGCTGTAAAATACTGGATGCATAACAACATGCTGACCATCAACGGACAGAAGATGGGTAAGTCGTATAACAACTTCATCACCCTCGAGCAGTTCTTCACCGGCAATCACCCATTGCTGAAGAAGGCCTACTCACCGATGACCATCCGTTTCTTCGTGCTCAGCGCTCACTACCGTGGCACGGTAGATTTCTCGAACGAGGCCTTGGAGGCTGCCGAGAAGGGATTGGAGAAGATGATGAACGCCATTGCCGACTTGGAGCGTGTTCAGGTAGCCGACAAGTGCGATGCCGAGACTGAGAAGGTAGTTAAGGCTCTGCGCCAGAAGTGCTACGACGCCATGAACGACGACCTGGCAACCCCACAGGTGATCAGTTATCTGTTCGAAGCTTGCACCGTGGTGAACAAGCTCACCGACCACAAAGCCACCATCTGCGCCGACTGCCTGCAGGAGCTGAAGGAAACCATGCACCTCTTTGCCGAGGATATTCTGGGCTTGAAGGCCGAGAAGAGCGGCACCAACGATGAGCGCGAGGCTGCCTTTGGTAAGGTAATGGATATGGTACTGGAACTGCGTGCTAAGGCCAAGGCTGATAAGGACTGGGCTACCAGCGATAAGATTCGCGATGAACTCGCAGCAGCCGGTTTCGAGGTGAAGGACACCAAGGATGGTGTTACCTGGAAACTGAACAAATAG